From a region of the Mercurialis annua linkage group LG1-X, ddMerAnnu1.2, whole genome shotgun sequence genome:
- the LOC126664573 gene encoding ubiquinol oxidase, mitochondrial: MNRVILRSALTGGRRYFVTTATGSTVGVGGLVKPMEALRSSQLTSQNGAYCYWRRMMSTGTEKAVAPQMEVKQEVDGKSNEGGAVVSSYWGITRPKILKEDGTEWPWNCFLPWETYQSNVSIDLSKHHVPKTFLDKFAYRTVKLLRIPTDIFFMRRYGCRAVMLETVAAVPGMVGGMLLHLRSLRKFQQSGGWIKALLEEAENERMHLMTMVELVQPKWYERLLVLAVQGVFFNAYFVLYLLSPKLAHRITGYLEEEAIHSYTEYLKDIKEGKIENVAAPAIAIDYWRLPKDATLEDVITVIRADEAHHRDVNHFASDIHYQGKELREAPAPIGYH; encoded by the exons ATGAATCGGGTAATACTGAGGTCGGCCTTGACCGGTGGCCGGAGGTACTTCGTTACAACGGCGACGGGGTCAACTGTCGGCGTTGGTGGATTGGTGAAGCCGATGGAGGCGTTGAGGAGTTCGCAGCTGACAAGTCAAAACGGTGCGTATTGTTACTGGAGGAGGATGATGAGTACAGGAACGGAGAAGGCGGTGGCGCCGCAAATGGAGGTGAAGCAAGAGGTTGACGGCAAGTCAAACGAAGGAGGAGCTGTAGTGTCGAGTTATTGGGGGATAACGAGACCGAAGATTTTGAAAGAAGATGGAACGGAATGGCCTTGGAATTGTTTTctg CCATGGGAGACGTATCAGTCAAATGTATCGATAGATCTGAGCAAGCATCATGTGCCTAAGACATTTCTTGATAAATTTGCTTACAGGACTGTTAAGCTCCTTCGTATTCCTACTGATATCTTCTTCATG AGACGCTATGGGTGTCGCGCTGTAATGTTGGAGACAGTAGCTGCCGTACCTGGTATGGTAGGAGGAATGTTGCTACACTTAAGATCGCTGCGCAAGTTCCAGCAGAGTGGTGGTTGGATTAAAGCTCTGCTTGAGGAAGCAGAGAATGAAAGGATGCATTTGATGACTATGGTGGAGCTTGTGCAGCCCAAGTGGTATGAGAGGCTACTGGTGCTTGCTGTTCAGGGAGTATTCTTTAATGCATATTTTGTGCTTTATCTACTCTCTCCGAAGCTGGCTCACAGAATTACTGGCTACTTGGAGGAAGAGGCTATACACTCGTATACTGAGTATTTGAAGGATATTAAAGAAGGTAAAATTGAGAATGTTGCAGCTCCTGCTATTGCAATTGACTACTGGAGGCTGCCAAAGGATGCGACTCTTGAGGATGTTATCACTGTTATCCGTGCTGATGAAGCTCACCATCGCGACGTCAACCACTTTGCTTCT GATATTCATTATCAGGGTAAGGAATTGAGAGAAGCACCGGCCCCAATTGGTTATCACTGA